One genomic window of Chloroflexota bacterium includes the following:
- a CDS encoding glycosyltransferase family 2 protein, which produces MTLETRTLVIIPAYNEADSITAVLDAVRAEAPTCDVVVVNDGSADATPALVRAHGVPLLSLPCNLGYARALQTGLRYALERGYGTVVFFDADNQHDARDIGRLTDALAREGADLVIGSRFVDPAHRRATRHSPLGRRIGMWFFSMTTQWASGRRIYDTTSGFKALRASAARELLRVRFVDFHAELLVYMLLLGYRIHEEPIVVRERASGQSMYSLISTFTYPLQTLLLLVIAVVQARAFNGRRRSA; this is translated from the coding sequence ATGACGCTCGAAACACGAACGCTGGTCATCATCCCGGCTTACAACGAGGCCGACAGCATCACAGCGGTGCTGGATGCCGTGCGCGCGGAAGCACCCACTTGCGACGTAGTCGTGGTGAACGACGGCTCCGCCGACGCCACCCCGGCGCTGGTGCGCGCGCACGGCGTTCCGCTGCTATCGCTGCCGTGCAACCTCGGCTATGCGCGCGCCTTGCAGACGGGCCTGCGCTACGCGCTGGAACGCGGCTACGGCACGGTCGTCTTCTTCGACGCGGACAACCAGCACGACGCGCGCGACATCGGCCGGCTGACCGACGCGCTGGCGCGCGAGGGGGCCGACCTGGTGATCGGCTCGCGCTTCGTGGACCCCGCGCACCGCCGGGCAACCCGGCACAGCCCGCTCGGCCGGCGCATCGGCATGTGGTTCTTCTCCATGACAACGCAGTGGGCCAGCGGCCGGCGCATCTATGACACGACGTCCGGCTTCAAGGCGCTGCGCGCCAGCGCCGCGCGCGAACTGCTGCGGGTGCGCTTCGTGGATTTCCACGCCGAGTTGCTGGTGTATATGCTGCTGCTTGGCTACCGCATTCACGAGGAGCCAATCGTCGTGCGCGAGCGGGCCAGTGGCCAGTCGATGTACTCGCTCATCAGCACGTTCACGTACCCGCTGCAGACGCTGCTCCTGCTCGTCATCGCCGTCGTGCAGGCGCGCGCCTTCAACGGGCGGAGGCGCTCCGCATGA